A genomic segment from Variovorax paradoxus B4 encodes:
- a CDS encoding IS1380 family transposase → MPKCTDVPVRFCKVGRRVVEAAFDGGDIVSDGGAVLLKQVDERIGLTRAAARVFADARRKASVRHDIRSLLAQRVYGLCCGWESVSQHNTLRHDLAHQTAVGRVVELASAPTLSRLETSATSEHAAALHAVLLDQFIASRMTTPDELVLDIDATHIPLYGDQEGAHFHAHYDNYCYLPLYIFCGQDMLACVLRPSWRDPASVLSALIKLIARRLRQAWPGVRLVVRGDSGFCRPKALRRFDAWGIDYIVGLQKNSALLERVAIAEHALAEQYEAVGTKQRLIGEFRYATRSWERERRVIARLEHGAQGRNPRFVVTSLEAGDAKSLYEDLYCARGEAENRIKEAQIDLFGRRGSCRRFASNQLRLLLAALAYTLMINLRRLALQGTQLERACTATIRVKLLKIGAAVLRNTRRIRLLLASHHPLKHVFLTAARALAP, encoded by the coding sequence GTGCCAAAGTGTACCGATGTGCCAGTGAGATTTTGCAAGGTTGGGCGTCGCGTCGTGGAGGCGGCGTTTGACGGCGGAGATATCGTCAGCGACGGTGGTGCGGTACTGCTCAAGCAAGTCGATGAGCGCATCGGCTTGACGCGCGCGGCGGCGCGCGTGTTCGCTGACGCACGGCGCAAGGCCAGCGTGCGTCACGACATTCGCAGTCTGCTCGCGCAGCGCGTGTACGGCTTGTGTTGTGGCTGGGAAAGTGTTTCGCAGCACAACACGCTGCGCCATGACCTGGCGCACCAAACGGCGGTAGGTCGTGTCGTTGAGCTGGCCTCGGCGCCGACGTTGAGCCGGTTGGAGACTTCGGCCACGAGCGAGCATGCCGCGGCGTTGCACGCTGTTTTGTTGGATCAATTCATCGCTAGCCGCATGACGACCCCCGACGAACTCGTGCTCGACATCGATGCCACGCACATCCCGCTGTACGGTGACCAGGAAGGCGCGCACTTCCACGCCCACTACGACAACTACTGCTACTTGCCGCTGTACATCTTCTGTGGGCAAGACATGCTCGCGTGCGTGCTGCGCCCGAGCTGGCGCGATCCGGCCAGCGTGCTCAGCGCGTTGATCAAGCTGATCGCGCGACGGCTGCGCCAGGCGTGGCCCGGCGTGCGGCTCGTGGTGCGCGGCGACTCCGGCTTCTGTCGCCCGAAGGCGCTGCGCCGCTTCGACGCCTGGGGCATTGACTACATCGTGGGCCTGCAGAAGAACTCCGCCTTGCTTGAACGCGTGGCCATCGCTGAACACGCGCTGGCCGAGCAGTACGAAGCCGTCGGCACGAAGCAGCGCCTGATCGGCGAGTTCCGATATGCAACGCGCAGCTGGGAGCGTGAGCGGCGCGTCATCGCGCGGCTGGAGCACGGCGCGCAAGGGCGCAATCCACGCTTCGTGGTCACGAGCCTGGAAGCGGGAGACGCCAAGTCGCTGTACGAGGACTTGTACTGCGCCCGCGGTGAGGCCGAGAACCGCATCAAGGAAGCGCAGATCGACCTGTTCGGTCGCCGCGGCAGTTGTCGCCGCTTCGCGTCCAACCAGTTGCGCCTGCTGTTGGCTGCGCTGGCCTACACCTTGATGATCAACCTGCGCCGGCTGGCCCTTCAAGGCACGCAGTTGGAACGCGCGTGCACCGCCACCATCCGCGTCAAGCTGCTCAAGATCGGCGCCGCCGTGCTGCGCAATACCCGTCGCATCCGCCTGCTGCTGGCCTCGCACCACCCGCTCAAGCACGTCTTCCTCACGGCCGCTCGCGCACTGGCTCCATAG
- a CDS encoding C40 family peptidase, producing the protein MPDASAPAPRLRMPLPLLRLLPIGACLLVLGCAGPRGPQPGAGYGPPPVLTAEQSSGVAIHALGLVGTPYRYGGNTPEGGFDCSGLIGYVYRNSTGQATPRTVARMAAFGRPVPASDLRSGDLVLFGASTPSHAGIYVGAGQFVHAPSTGGEVRLDRLDGIYWSRQPMQARRL; encoded by the coding sequence ATGCCCGACGCATCCGCACCCGCGCCACGCCTCCGCATGCCGCTGCCGCTTCTTCGGCTGCTCCCGATCGGTGCCTGCCTGCTGGTGCTGGGCTGCGCGGGCCCGCGGGGGCCGCAGCCCGGGGCCGGCTACGGGCCGCCTCCCGTGCTCACGGCCGAGCAATCGAGCGGCGTCGCGATCCATGCGCTGGGCCTGGTCGGCACGCCGTACCGCTACGGCGGCAACACGCCGGAGGGCGGCTTCGATTGCAGCGGGCTCATCGGCTACGTATACAGAAACAGCACGGGCCAGGCCACGCCGCGCACGGTGGCGCGGATGGCCGCTTTCGGCCGCCCCGTGCCCGCATCCGACCTTCGCTCGGGCGACCTGGTGCTCTTCGGCGCGTCCACGCCGTCGCATGCGGGCATCTACGTGGGGGCAGGGCAGTTCGTGCATGCGCCGTCGACGGGCGGCGAGGTTCGGCTCGATCGGCTGGACGGCATCTACTGGTCGCGCCAGCCGATGCAGGCGCGGCGGCTCTAG
- a CDS encoding DUF1801 domain-containing protein — protein MKKSDASTGQPASGLISQRIAELGGWRGETLGRMRKLIKQADPDVVEEWKWMGTPVWSHGGIICTGESYKDKVKLTFAKGASLPDPAGLFNASLDGNMRRAIDIFEGEEVDEAAFEALVRQAVALNSAGKPKPAKKTAKS, from the coding sequence ATGAAAAAGTCGGACGCGAGCACCGGCCAGCCGGCATCGGGGCTCATCTCGCAACGAATCGCCGAGCTCGGCGGCTGGCGCGGCGAAACGCTGGGCCGCATGCGCAAGCTGATCAAGCAGGCGGACCCGGATGTGGTCGAGGAATGGAAGTGGATGGGCACGCCGGTCTGGTCGCACGGCGGCATCATCTGCACGGGGGAGTCCTACAAGGACAAGGTGAAGCTCACCTTCGCCAAGGGCGCCTCGCTGCCGGACCCGGCCGGCCTCTTCAACGCGAGCCTGGACGGCAACATGCGCCGCGCGATCGACATCTTCGAAGGCGAAGAAGTCGACGAAGCCGCCTTCGAGGCGCTCGTGCGCCAGGCGGTGGCGCTCAACAGTGCCGGCAAGCCAAAGCCTGCGAAGAAGACGGCCAAGTCCTGA
- a CDS encoding PrsW family intramembrane metalloprotease yields the protein MSPPAFEGQQDRGDWPIGTDSFFQPQRAAFWLLAALIVNGLFYTINMFSMGFRVVPVTALLGILVWGIYTLVFLLVFRTLDLLEQHPPEAFVLAFAWGGLGAVYFAAPANIAIQSLCAKLVSPDFVALWGPAIAGPITEEFLKIAGVILLVLVARNQFQTYLSVLIVGAMAGLGFQVVENLTYTVNASMHFPLENQVSPVLINLLTRGLLSGLWSHAAYTTIASFGVAWFLLHPERSMAARIACAFLCFALAWAMHFIWNSPWLEDLFDGGYGDMAVLLVVKGIPAMIAAGLFWRVAARENGAYLHALAAYFVPERELIRDDEWIRLGAPLLRYRIRRQMGWTFGLRARRLKTLLQREQLRLIRKAMTYGRGAQTLRHEVAIRRIRAELDPLIATPP from the coding sequence GTGAGCCCGCCCGCCTTCGAAGGCCAACAGGACCGCGGCGACTGGCCGATCGGCACCGATTCGTTCTTCCAGCCGCAGCGCGCGGCCTTCTGGCTGCTGGCGGCGCTGATCGTCAACGGCCTGTTCTACACCATCAACATGTTCTCGATGGGTTTCCGTGTCGTCCCCGTCACGGCCCTGCTGGGCATCCTGGTGTGGGGCATCTACACGCTGGTTTTTCTTCTGGTCTTTCGCACGCTGGACCTGCTCGAACAGCACCCGCCGGAAGCTTTCGTGCTGGCCTTTGCATGGGGCGGGCTCGGAGCCGTCTACTTCGCCGCGCCGGCGAACATCGCCATCCAGAGCCTGTGCGCCAAGCTGGTGTCGCCGGATTTCGTGGCGCTCTGGGGACCGGCCATCGCGGGCCCGATCACCGAGGAGTTCCTGAAGATCGCCGGCGTCATCCTGCTGGTGCTGGTGGCGCGCAACCAGTTCCAGACTTATCTGTCGGTGCTGATCGTGGGTGCCATGGCGGGCCTGGGTTTCCAGGTGGTCGAGAACCTGACCTACACCGTCAACGCCTCCATGCATTTTCCGCTCGAGAACCAGGTGTCTCCGGTGCTCATCAACCTGCTGACGCGCGGGCTGCTGAGCGGACTGTGGAGCCACGCGGCCTACACGACGATCGCGTCCTTCGGCGTCGCCTGGTTCCTGCTGCATCCGGAGCGGTCGATGGCGGCGAGGATCGCCTGCGCATTCCTGTGCTTCGCACTCGCGTGGGCGATGCATTTCATCTGGAACTCGCCATGGCTCGAAGACCTCTTCGACGGCGGGTATGGCGACATGGCGGTGCTGCTCGTCGTCAAGGGCATTCCCGCGATGATTGCGGCGGGCCTCTTCTGGCGGGTTGCTGCGCGCGAGAACGGCGCCTACCTGCATGCGCTGGCGGCCTACTTCGTGCCGGAGCGCGAGCTGATCCGCGACGACGAGTGGATCCGCCTGGGCGCGCCCTTGTTGCGGTATCGGATTCGCAGGCAGATGGGCTGGACCTTCGGCCTGCGGGCCAGGCGGCTGAAGACGCTGCTGCAGCGCGAGCAATTGCGGCTGATCCGAAAAGCGATGACCTATGGGCGCGGAGCGCAGACGCTGCGGCATGAAGTGGCGATAAGGCGCATACGCGCCGAGCTGGATCCGCTCATTGCAACGCCACCCTGA
- a CDS encoding extensin family protein, which translates to MRLGTAPSLSCPMALSFFMWERHALQPAARQRFGQPVVAIEHLGSYACRNVNRGEGAVPGASRSRHATADALDVASLTLAGGYDMCR; encoded by the coding sequence GTGCGCCTGGGCACGGCGCCTTCGCTGAGCTGCCCGATGGCGCTGTCCTTCTTCATGTGGGAGCGGCACGCGCTGCAGCCGGCTGCCAGGCAGCGCTTCGGCCAGCCGGTGGTGGCCATCGAGCACCTCGGCAGCTATGCCTGCCGCAACGTGAACCGTGGCGAAGGCGCCGTACCAGGCGCTTCGCGCAGTCGGCACGCAACGGCCGATGCGCTGGACGTCGCCAGCCTGACGCTGGCCGGTGGGTACGACATGTGCCGCTAG
- a CDS encoding serine hydrolase domain-containing protein: MKCSIRRSLTTTAVALGLAAVLASCGGGGGGGGGGGGIGIGAPLPPTTAQLPEREALIARARALELNTPYVPPPGNVLEHHTSGYAKTMCSAVFITGIDPDVAAESLGYFVGPYDQRKNVGKPVVDRVKKEVRISIPNGPTLVARHFGSQGCVTLPAGRDDVLFTPVEVKSSLPDPATQPWPMGDVLPGDPPPADVDMARVNQAVDAAFGVPEAYTSAFVVTHKGRIVAERYMNGIGATTPLESWSMGKSVVATMMGVLIKQGVYKLDQPAPIPEWQGAGDARQQIKISDILQMSSGLRIKAPDDPDFDPNGTYPDHVYYYTGRINAFNYAATRPQQWPPGAVGRYRNTDPVLANYLVRLAVEKRGEEYLSFPQRALFDKIGIRSMVIETDPYGNFLTQGYDFMSARDWARLGNLYLQDGMWNGERILPEGFVNFVSSVAPAWAADKRPIYGGFFWINGMSSLAMPTSAYYMLGAGGQFVLVIPSHDLIVVRIGHSKGERFAASTLNKALALLTAAVPRVR, encoded by the coding sequence ATGAAGTGCTCGATCCGCCGCTCCCTCACCACAACCGCCGTGGCCCTGGGCCTGGCAGCCGTGTTGGCCTCCTGCGGTGGCGGTGGCGGCGGGGGCGGAGGCGGCGGAGGGATCGGCATCGGCGCTCCATTGCCGCCGACCACGGCGCAGTTGCCGGAACGCGAGGCGCTCATTGCCCGCGCACGGGCCCTCGAACTCAACACGCCCTACGTGCCACCGCCCGGCAACGTGCTGGAGCACCACACCTCCGGCTATGCCAAGACGATGTGCTCCGCAGTGTTCATCACCGGCATCGACCCCGACGTCGCCGCCGAAAGCCTCGGCTACTTCGTGGGACCGTACGACCAGCGCAAGAACGTCGGCAAGCCCGTGGTCGACCGCGTGAAAAAGGAGGTTCGCATCTCGATTCCCAACGGCCCGACGCTGGTGGCGCGCCACTTCGGTTCGCAGGGCTGCGTCACGCTGCCGGCCGGCCGGGACGACGTTCTCTTCACGCCCGTCGAAGTCAAGAGCTCGCTGCCCGACCCCGCGACGCAACCGTGGCCGATGGGCGACGTGCTGCCGGGCGACCCGCCGCCGGCCGATGTCGACATGGCCAGGGTGAATCAGGCCGTCGACGCCGCGTTCGGCGTGCCGGAGGCCTACACATCGGCCTTCGTGGTCACGCACAAGGGCCGCATCGTCGCCGAGCGCTACATGAACGGCATCGGCGCGACGACGCCGCTCGAATCCTGGTCGATGGGCAAGAGCGTCGTGGCCACGATGATGGGGGTGCTCATCAAGCAGGGCGTGTACAAGCTCGACCAGCCGGCGCCGATTCCCGAGTGGCAAGGCGCTGGCGATGCGCGGCAGCAGATCAAGATTTCCGACATCCTGCAGATGTCGAGCGGCCTGCGGATCAAGGCGCCGGACGATCCGGACTTCGACCCCAACGGCACCTACCCCGACCACGTCTACTACTACACGGGCCGCATCAACGCGTTCAACTACGCCGCGACCCGGCCGCAGCAATGGCCTCCCGGCGCGGTGGGCCGCTACCGCAACACCGATCCCGTGCTGGCCAACTACCTGGTTCGCCTCGCGGTGGAGAAGCGCGGCGAGGAATATCTTTCGTTTCCGCAGCGCGCGCTCTTCGACAAGATCGGCATCCGCTCGATGGTGATCGAGACCGATCCCTACGGCAACTTTCTCACGCAGGGCTACGACTTCATGTCGGCGCGCGATTGGGCCCGCCTGGGCAATCTCTATCTGCAGGACGGCATGTGGAATGGCGAGCGCATTCTTCCCGAAGGCTTCGTCAATTTCGTGAGCAGCGTGGCACCGGCCTGGGCAGCGGACAAGCGCCCGATCTACGGCGGCTTCTTCTGGATCAATGGAATGAGCTCGCTGGCGATGCCGACGTCGGCCTACTACATGCTCGGCGCCGGCGGCCAGTTCGTGCTGGTGATTCCGTCACACGACCTCATCGTGGTGCGGATCGGCCATTCGAAGGGCGAACGCTTCGCGGCCTCGACGCTGAACAAGGCGCTTGCGCTGCTGACGGCTGCGGTGCCCCGCGTGCGCTGA